The Phaeacidiphilus oryzae TH49 region GACACCGCCGTCCGGTACGGCGCCGAGGCGCAGATCGCCGACGAGCTGCAGCGGAACATGCTGCCGGCCGGCCTGCCCGAGCCGGCGGGCGTCCGGCTGGCGCACCGCTACCTGGCCGCCGGGCAGACCGCCCATGTCGGCGGCGACTGGTACGACGCGATCCCGCTGCCCGGCAACCGGGTGGCGCTGGTGATCGGCGACGTGATGGGGCACTCCATCACCTCGGCCGCGATCATGGGCCAGCTGCGCACCACCGTGCAGACCCTGGCCGGCCTCGACCTCCCTCCGCACGAGGTCCTCCACCACCTCGACGAGCAGGCCCAGCGCCTCGGCCACGAGCACATGGCGACCTGCGTCTACGCGGTCTACGACCCGATCGCCGGCCGGCTGGTGCTGGCCGAGGCGGGCCACGTGCCGCCGCTGCTGATCGCCCCGGACGGCCGGGCCGAGTACCTGGACCTGCCGCCGGGCGCGCCGATCGGCGTCGGCGGCGTCGCCTTCGAGTCGGTCGAGGTGCCGGCCCCGCCGGGGACCCGGCTCCTCCTCTACACCGACGGGCTGGTCGAGTCGCACACCCGGGACGTCCGGCTGGGCATGGAGCTGCTGGCGGAGGGGGTGGCCGCGGCCGACCCCGAGGCGGCCCCCGGCGAGGTCTGCGAGCGGGCCCTGTCCATCCTCGGCCCGGGCGACCGGGACGACGACATCGCGCTGCTGCTGGCCCACTGCGACGGCATACCGGCGGAGAACGTCGCCTACTGGTTCCTCGCCCCCGGCCCCGAGACGCCCGGCCGGGCCCGCCGGCTGGCCCGGCACGCGCTCCAGCGCTGGGGCCTCGACGAGCTGCGCGACTCCACCGAGCTGATGGTCTCCCTGGTGGTGACCAACGCCGTCCGGTACGCCACCCGCCCGCTGACGCTCCGCCTGGTGCGCACCGAGACCGGCGGCGCGGACTCCGCGTTCCAGCGCGGCGGCGGGGTGGTGCGCTGCGAGGTCGGCGACGACTCCCCGCAGCTGCCGCGGATGCGCAGGCCGGGGCCGGAGGACGAGGCCGGGCGCGGGCTCTACCTGGTGAGCCGGATGGCGCAGCGCTGGGGGGCGACCCGGCTGAGCACCGGCAAGGTCGTCTGGTTCGAACAGCGGGTGGGCTGATCCCGGGGCGCCGGGCCGCCAGGTCGCCGGGGCATTCGACGGTTCGTAACCTCCTCGTTCGTACCCGGACCTCCGGAGGCCTTACGGTGGGAGTCTCGCGCGGCAGCGTGGCCGTGGCGCACTCGCAATCCTCCGCCGCTGCACCAGACCTTCGGAGTCACCGCTCATGCCCGTGGCGCTCCTCGCGCTCGCCCTGACCTCCTTCGCCATCGGAACCACCGAATTCGCCGCGATGGGCCTGCTGCCGCAGATCGCGGGCGGTCTGCACGTCGGCATCCCGCAGGCCGGCTGGCTGATCTCGGCCTACGCCCTCGGCGTCGTCATCGGCGCCCCGCTGCTCACCGCGGCCGCCACCCGGCTGCCCCGGAAGACCGTGCTGATCGGGCTCTCCGCCCTCTTCGCCCTCGGCAACCTCCTCTGCGCGGTGTCGCCCAACTTCTGGTGCCTGGCCGGCGCCCGGCTGATCACCGGCCTGCC contains the following coding sequences:
- a CDS encoding ATP-binding SpoIIE family protein phosphatase, giving the protein MDRATRRIHNALDLDDTLHGLCRAAVPSLSDGILVHLREPTPLHEPPAGSTAPPVPLRLRRVDTAPGGPPGAGPAEWAPRECRPRRGGPLDTALRRSRTLGPVVIGRSGSPPVLALLDELYGAESAERLPAGTSVVAVPLRGRSTVLGLLVLLRWPGSPPFEQLDLLTAGHLATVAALGVDTAVRYGAEAQIADELQRNMLPAGLPEPAGVRLAHRYLAAGQTAHVGGDWYDAIPLPGNRVALVIGDVMGHSITSAAIMGQLRTTVQTLAGLDLPPHEVLHHLDEQAQRLGHEHMATCVYAVYDPIAGRLVLAEAGHVPPLLIAPDGRAEYLDLPPGAPIGVGGVAFESVEVPAPPGTRLLLYTDGLVESHTRDVRLGMELLAEGVAAADPEAAPGEVCERALSILGPGDRDDDIALLLAHCDGIPAENVAYWFLAPGPETPGRARRLARHALQRWGLDELRDSTELMVSLVVTNAVRYATRPLTLRLVRTETGGADSAFQRGGGVVRCEVGDDSPQLPRMRRPGPEDEAGRGLYLVSRMAQRWGATRLSTGKVVWFEQRVG